The proteins below are encoded in one region of Pseudophryne corroboree isolate aPseCor3 chromosome 8, aPseCor3.hap2, whole genome shotgun sequence:
- the LOC134949379 gene encoding uncharacterized protein LOC134949379, translating into MSQSSCSSRSPLNCSSISQTDLSPVDCSYISQIEHSSISSLNCSSFRSPCSSVSPLDCSSISQSDYSLISLVNCSSKSQTNHSFTSPQNCSSIPQANQSFTSYQKHSTKSQTNCFALPTQDCTHHNFSLSPQNGPSILQLQCSTSALCSSSVGQSNYHSAPTTTFSIDCSSTSPSNKSMLSLHGCSPISPPNYSTSHLNQHVTPAPKCPTTCQFEHSPFSLPNSSYFQACDLQAGCSPDISIPHIDSHFQCSSMGQNNKNYSSTEYSSLLPSELNSVPPGDLYCAPQPCHAESSYTSQAQDKSHFTPSGISPPCSPHFASTKPPHTASLDPPINFTPTNSDNPSQIIATAYSCDITHICSNFSSSNNMHSNTVTLDSTKGLQSQGSIEVNGVSYCADPSLATFHSYLSEHHSSPLSTKLCTCPSVCNCPLAESIHPSPTSTVLGPTTCSAFPLSACLTSPDHTVSAHSLVNAPETSSCCHYAFISGASSECVSPPEEQNEAKKCEICKASVENKVRLEQDRQLCELFLNSLSRFEDWLQAAQITASLRNPFQTLHKESKLALRKYEVLLGEMQEKLLDLESLNTQYWRLTQTRHQTLLPSVLRSRMQEVNMFWYHLQRETEAVHKTLKSRVQQREKFDTDQEDMKLCLTEMDLELSSVEYIYGGNSTEKIQQLKAFQEDVWSNMKRVECLLERGDLLIDNSDPRDAETLEEEMTELGSYCQEIFIRLSRLQKRLVSTRLVFEDDFLNSSFEHASSGSSDVFLDLDNDQGQAASAIGVPAANVALAADLEWDPLGDVGRSSSHDGQESFYTATSAPWNVLQRSDGSQSSFSSDFGVTSSKLRSQEVQEPPTDVLTSRTAPWDTCNLMATQKQTLTHRQSDTSVNALYNPLAGMKSGQGEDAICCPVTVPIEEPDSGFRMDDPLSTPGHCWHNPDVVAPVASDAQVIGSQSHHTSPGHRRRQGKKKRLALTQSVKRKLQPAKQEVSILMENGDIMSHLRPHKASHSSPTCLWLWIKRLASFLVLFLLLGGSLLIFPVGRSSCSSQRFAWSLMLTYVNGPPPT; encoded by the exons ATGTCCCAAAGTAGCTGCAGCTCTAGATCACCACTTAACTGCTCTTCCATATCCCAAACGGATTTATCACCTGTAGACTGTTCCTATATATCCCAAATTGAGCATTCCTCTATATCATCTCTGAACTGCTCCTCATTTCGGTCTCCTTGCTCCTCTGTATCACCTTTAGATTGTTCCTCCATATCACAATCAGACTACTCCTTGATATCACTTGTAAACTGCTCGTCCAAATCTCAAACTAATCACTCTTTTACATCACCTCAGAACTGTTCCTCCATACCCCAAGCTAATCAGTCCTTTACTTCATATCAGAAACACTCCACCAAATCCCAAACTAACTGCTTTGCGTTACCAACTCAGGACTGTACCCACCACAATTTCTCTTTATCCCCTCAGAATGGCCCCTCCATTCTTCAGCTTCAGTGCTCTACATCTGCTCTTTGCTCTTCCTCTGTAGGTCAGTCTAACTACCACTCTGCACCAACCACTACATTCTCAATTGATTGCTCATCTACATCCCCATCTAACAAGTCCATGCTATCTCTGCATGGCTGTTCCCCTATATCACCACCCAACTACTCAACTAGTCATCTGAACCAGCACGTTACACCTGCTCCAAAATGCCCCACTACATGCCAATTTGAACATTCCCCCTTTTCCCTTCCTAACAGTTCCTATTTCCAAGCATGTGACCTGCAGGCTGGCTGCTCACCAGACATATCCATACCACACATTGATTCTCATTTCCAGTGTTCCTCTATGggccaaaataataaaaattattctTCCACTGAATATTCATCTCTCCTCCCTTCTGAATTGAACAGTGTCCCACCTGGTGACCTCTACTGTGCACCCCAACCCTGCCACGCTGAGAGCTCATACACTTCCCAAGCTCAGGACAAGTCACATTTTACTCCTTCAGGAATATCCCCACCATGCTCCCCTCATTTTGCATCTACTAAACCTCCTCATACGGCTTCCCTTGATCCACCAATCAACTTTACTCCCACTAACAGTGACAATCCCTCACAAATCATTGCCACTGCCTATTCCTGCGACATAACACACATTTGTAGTAACTTCTCTTCTTCCAATAACATGCATTCTAACACTGTCACTCTAGATTCCACTAAAGGCCTTCAGTCTCAAGGCTCTATTGAGGTTAATGGTGTCTCCTACTGTGCTGATCCATCTCTTGCCACTTTCCACTCATATCTCAGCGAACATCATTCCTCTCCGCTGTCTACCAAACTCTGCACCTGTCCGTCTGTCTGCAACTGCCCCCTTGCTGAGTCCATTCACCCCTCACCAACTAGCACAGTTCTAGGTCCTACCACATGTTCTGCTTTCCCACTGTCTGCCTGTCTTACTTCTCCAGACCATACTGTGTCCGCTCACTCACTTGTAAATGCCCCTGAAACCAGCTCTTGCTGCCACTATGCCTTCATTTCTGGAGCATCCTCAGAGTGTGTTTCACCTCCTGAAGAACAGAATGAGGCGAAGAAATGTGAAATCTGCAAAGCTTCAGTGGAGAATAAAGTCCG TTTGGAACAGGACAGACAACTGTGTGAACTGTTCCTCAATTCCCTTTCACGGTTTGAGGACTGGCTACAGGCTGCCCAAATAACCGCGTCTCTCCGTAACCCATTCCAGACCCTTCATAAAGAATCTAAGCTGGCCCTGAGAAAATATGAG GTTCTCCTGGGGGAGATGCAGGAGAAGCTGTTGGACCTGGAGTCTCTGAATACACAGTACTGGCGACTTACACAGACTCGTCACCAGACCTTGCTTCCCAGTGTCCTCCGGAGTAGGATGCAGGAGGTGAACATGTTCTGGTACCATCTGCAAAGGGAGACAGAGGCTGTTCACAAGACTTTGAAG TCTAGGGTCCAGCAGAGAGAAAAGTTTGATACTGACCAGGAGGATATGAAGCTCTGCCTGACTGAGATGGACCTAGAACTATCCAGTGTAGAGTACATCTATGGAGGCAACTCAACTGAGAAAATACAACAACTAAAG GCCTTCCAGGAGGATGTGTGGAGCAACATGAAGCGAGTGGAGTGTCTCCTAGAACGAGGAGACCTGCTGATAGACAACAGTGACCCCCGAGATGCTGAGACCCTGGAGGAGGAGATGACGGAGCTGGGCTCATACTGCCAGGAGATATTCATTCGTCTCTCCCGCTTACAGAAACGCCTTGTGAGCACCAGACTG GTCTTCGAGGATGACTTTCTCAATAGTAGCTTTGAACATGCGTCCTCTGGATCTTCAGATGTCTTCCTAGACCTGGACAATGACCAGGGACAAGCTGCAAGTGCAATTGGTGTTCCTGCTGCCAATGTAGCATTGGCTGCTGACCTGGAATGGGACCCATTAGGTGATGTTGGAAGATCTAGTTCTCACGACGGACAAGAGTCCTTCTACACAGCCACTTCAG CCCCCTGGAATGTTTTACAGAGGAGTGATGGATCCCAGAGCAGTTTTAGCTCCGATTTTGGGGTCACTTCTTCAAAACTCAGAAGCCAAGAGGTCCAAGAACCCCCAACAGATGTCCTAACCAGTCGCACtgcgccttgggacacttgcaactTAATGGCGACCCAAAAACAGACGCTCACTCACAGGCAGAGTGATACATCAGTAAAT GCTCTGTACAACCCCTTGGCTGGAATGAAGTCAGGACAAGGAGAAGACGCCATCTGTTGTCCTG TTACCGTCCCTATAGAAGagccagattcgggattcaggatggATGATCCCCTCTCTACACCCGGGCATTGCTGGCATAACCCTGATGTGGTGGCACCAGTGGCTTCTGATGCACAGGTGATTGGTAGCCAGTCACACCATACCAGCCCTGGGCATAGGAGACGGCAGGGTAAGAAGAAGCGGCTGGCTCTGACACAG AGTGTGAAAAGAAAGCTCCAGCCTGCAAAGCAAGAAGTCTCAATTCTCATGGAGAACGG GGATATCATGTCACACCTGAGGCCTCACAAAGCTTCCCACAGTTCTCCAACCTGCCTGTGGCTCTGGATCAAGCGTTTGGCCTCCTTCTTAGTCCTGTTTCTGCTTCTTGGTGGCTCACTCCTCATCTTTCCAGTAGGTCGATCCAGCTGCTCTTCCCAACGGTTTGCCTGGTCTCTGATGCTCACCTATGTCAATGGGCCTCCACCAACGTAA